The Neodiprion virginianus isolate iyNeoVirg1 chromosome 5, iyNeoVirg1.1, whole genome shotgun sequence genome contains a region encoding:
- the LOC124305825 gene encoding histone lysine demethylase PHF8-like isoform X1, translating to MELGAARSQPGTYCFCGQSYTPEQFMIQCDVCKEWYHGGCVSVKEYSSTDLDKYHCPLCVETNGPSLMKTRMNWHRHDYAESEASSKAVQTGTPVFIRELKSRHFSKSDDIIKHVRGQQLTLQYLQTHGFETPVIIDGKDGLDMTVPPANFSVYDVESYIGGDREMDVIDVTKQSNVRMKLRDFVEYYNDPCRTRVLNVISLEFTNTGLSPMVEAPYIARKLDWVNSVWPRDWPEDSELKRPEVQKYCLMGVKDSFTDFHIDFGGTSVWYHVLRGEKIFYLVRPSPANIQLYQHWMCSSSQSETFFGDQADACYKCIIKQGQTMMIPTGWIHAVLTPVDSLVFGGNFLHSFNIPMQIQIYELEKKMKTPAKFQYPGFETINWFAAKRLLNELKELNNEEKKCPPYLMQGVKALLSILKQWNTDKDYNMTSRGQIPHTINSQKLLKDFSKDIRHAERYLISLNPPKPERESKRKRKKPSNKDFVDYDVADQISGKPVKVNAKETLKSDSKTEVDDISPSNRPPLKLTLPKPSMYPYNSSNVPSEEKTHLNNEKPKPLIKLGKQSLKVIKFKLGDKEVIRSTNEAINNFGNFTTDHLIETPKELTWKQSSVYDFHDGSNESSYSGFTIDEAPKRKKHQNPKASKSMSAVKKLKRDFDGDVDVLTDPPKNGIEELLKASAYTLGNAAQRVDTAAPTSVSQYGQPTPPPTGMCKLKTASSGRASPSTREAIAGMLSFSEQCYSTTSGSPEKSTKSEQEDEDDQLIENIDKVHQDEDFIYPTLDASDDEEFIFKPRGKRRVDEAWNPKARVGPLLPKTNRPAREGVKKTSVEKGLEAAAAKRAKQHPVAKRTYNKRKQKEVLLPVIPAPIVVPAPMEEVVTTTDSYGSILTSPNRLKDVKAKLAAPIPAERKPKKGMKTAKQRLGKILKLHKMMH from the exons ATGGAGCTCGGAGCTGCCCGCTCGCAGCCAGGAACGTATTGTTTCTGCGGTCAATCTTACACTCCCGAACAGTTTATGATACAATGCGATGTTTGTAAGGAATGGTACCACGGAGG ATGCGTATCGGTAAAGGAATATTCGTCAACAGATCTTGATAAGTACCACTGCCCATTGTGTGTGGAAACAAACGGCCCATCCCTGA TGAAAACCAGAATGAATTGGCACCGGCATGATTATGCCGAGTCGGAAGCAAGTTCAAAGGCAGTCCAGACTGGGACACCTGTTTTTATCAGAGAGCTGAAATCACGGCATTTTTCAAAGTCTGATGACATTATCAAACATGTCAGGGGTCAGCAATTGACactacaatatttacaaacacATGGATTTGAAACACCTGTTATCATTGACGGCAAAGATGGCCTCGACATGACTGTTCCACCTGCAAACTTCAGTGTCTATGATGTTGAAAGTTACATTG GTGGAGATAGAGAGATGGATGTGATCGATGTCACCAAACAGAGCAACGTGCGGATGAAGCTTCGCGATTTTGTCGAGTATTATAACGACCCATGCCGTACGAGAGTCCTGAATGTTATCAGTCTAGAATTTACGAACACGGG ATTGTCTCCTATGGTCGAGGCCCCTTACATAGCACGGAAATTGGATTGGGTAAATTCCGTGTGGCCTCGAGACTGGCCTGAAGACAGTGAACTGAAAAGACCGGAAGTGCAAAAATATTGCCTGATGGGTGTGAAGGACAGTTTCACAGATTTCCACATTGACTTTGGTGGCACTTCTGTTTGGTATCATGTTCTCAGGggcgaaaaaatattctacctTGTCAGACCTTCACCAGCAAACATTCAACTTTATCAGCATTGGATGTGTAGTTCTAGCCAGAGTGAAACATTCTTTGGAGACCAGGCAGATGCTTGCTACAAATGCATCATTAAACAAGGACAGACAATGATGATACCAACTGGTTGGATCCACGCGGTTTTGACCCCTGTTGATTCTCTGGTCTTTgggggaaattttttgcacAGTTTCAATATACCTATGCAAATTCA GATCTATGaacttgaaaagaaaatgaaaactccCGCAAAATTCCAGTACCCTGGTTTCGAAACTATCAATTGGTTTGCCGCCAAACGACTGCTCAATGAGTTGAAGGAACTGAATaatgaggagaaaaaatgcCCACCGTATTTGATGCAGGGTGTTAAGGCATTGCTAAGTATATTGAAACAGTGGAACACCGACAAAGAC TACAACATGACGAGTCGCGGTCAAATACCGCACACGATAAACAGTCAGAAATTATTGAAGGACTTTAGCAAGGATATAAGGCACGCGGAACGTTACTTAATATCCTTAAACCCTCCGAAACCGGAGCGCGAGAGTaaacggaaaagaaaaaagccgTCGAACAAAGATTTCGTTGATTACGACGTTGCCGATCAAATATCTGGAAAGCCGGTAAAAGTGAACGCGAAAGAGACGTTAAAATCAGATTCGAAAACCGAAGTAGACGACATTTCGCCTAGTAATAGACCCCCGCTAAAACTGACACTTCCCAAACCATCTATGTATCCTTACAATAGTTCAAATGTACCGTCGGAGGAAAAAACCCATCTCAATAACGAAAAACCGAAACCGTTGATTAAATTAGGGAAACAAAGTTTGAAGGTGATTAAGTTTAAGCTCGGGGACAAGGAGGTGATAAGAAGCACCAACGAAGCGATAaacaatttcggaaatttcacTACCGATCACTTGATCGAAACTCCTAAAGAATTGACGTGGAAACAGAGTTCTGTTTATGATTTTCACGACGGCAGTAACGAGAGCAGCTACAGTGGCTTCACAATCGATGAAGCGCCGAAacggaaaaagcaccaaaATCCGAAAGCGTCGAAAAGTATGTCGGccgttaaaaaattgaaacgggATTTTGACGGCGACGTTGACGTCCTTACCGATCCTCCCAAAAACGGTATAGAGGAACTCCTCAAAGCCTCAGCTTACACGCTGGGAAATGCCGCGCAACGGGTCGACACCGC GGCACCGACTAGTGTCTCGCAATACGGTCAACCAACACCGCCGCCAACCGG TATGTGTAAATTGAAAACGGCTAGTTCTGGCAGGGCATCACCGTCAACGCGTGAGGCCATTGCCGGCATGCTGTCGTTTAGCGAGCAATGCTACTCAACGACGTCTGGAAGCCCCGAAAAATCAACCAAGTCCGAACAGGAAGACGAGGACGATcagttgattgaaaatattgacaaaGTTCACCAGGACGAGGATTTTA TTTATCCAACTCTCGATGCCTCGGACGACGAGGAATTCATATTCAAACCCCGGGGGAAACGCCGCGTAGATGAAGCCTGGAATCCCAAGGCGAGAGTCGGCCCACTCTTGCCAAAAACGAACCGTCCGGCTCGCGAAGGCGTCAAGAAAACCTCGGTCGAAAAGGGGCTGGAAGCTGCGGCCGCGAAACGAGCCAAGCAACAT cCTGTGGCTAAACGTACTTATAacaagagaaaacaaaaagaagtcTTACTGCCGGTTATACCTGCGCCAATTGTCGTTCCCGCGCCGATGGAAGAGGTGGTTACGACGACAGATAGCTACGGTTCGATACTGACGAGTCCGAATCGGTTAAAAGACGTGAAAGCAAAATTGGCGGCCCCAATTCCTGCTG AACGAAAACCGAAGAAGGGTATGAAAACCGCGAAGCAACGGTTAGGAAagattttgaaacttcatAAAATGATGCACTGA
- the LOC124305825 gene encoding histone lysine demethylase PHF8-like isoform X2, giving the protein MELGAARSQPGTYCFCGQSYTPEQFMIQCDVCKEWYHGGCVSVKEYSSTDLDKYHCPLCVETNGPSLMKTRMNWHRHDYAESEASSKAVQTGTPVFIRELKSRHFSKSDDIIKHVRGQQLTLQYLQTHGFETPVIIDGKDGLDMTVPPANFSVYDVESYIGGDREMDVIDVTKQSNVRMKLRDFVEYYNDPCRTRVLNVISLEFTNTGLSPMVEAPYIARKLDWVNSVWPRDWPEDSELKRPEVQKYCLMGVKDSFTDFHIDFGGTSVWYHVLRGEKIFYLVRPSPANIQLYQHWMCSSSQSETFFGDQADACYKCIIKQGQTMMIPTGWIHAVLTPVDSLVFGGNFLHSFNIPMQIQIYELEKKMKTPAKFQYPGFETINWFAAKRLLNELKELNNEEKKCPPYLMQGVKALLSILKQWNTDKDYNMTSRGQIPHTINSQKLLKDFSKDIRHAERYLISLNPPKPERESKRKRKKPSNKDFVDYDVADQISGKPVKVNAKETLKSDSKTEVDDISPSNRPPLKLTLPKPSMYPYNSSNVPSEEKTHLNNEKPKPLIKLGKQSLKVIKFKLGDKEVIRSTNEAINNFGNFTTDHLIETPKELTWKQSSVYDFHDGSNESSYSGFTIDEAPKRKKHQNPKASKSMSAVKKLKRDFDGDVDVLTDPPKNGIEELLKASAYTLGNAAQRVDTAAPTSVSQYGQPTPPPTGSGRASPSTREAIAGMLSFSEQCYSTTSGSPEKSTKSEQEDEDDQLIENIDKVHQDEDFIYPTLDASDDEEFIFKPRGKRRVDEAWNPKARVGPLLPKTNRPAREGVKKTSVEKGLEAAAAKRAKQHPVAKRTYNKRKQKEVLLPVIPAPIVVPAPMEEVVTTTDSYGSILTSPNRLKDVKAKLAAPIPAERKPKKGMKTAKQRLGKILKLHKMMH; this is encoded by the exons ATGGAGCTCGGAGCTGCCCGCTCGCAGCCAGGAACGTATTGTTTCTGCGGTCAATCTTACACTCCCGAACAGTTTATGATACAATGCGATGTTTGTAAGGAATGGTACCACGGAGG ATGCGTATCGGTAAAGGAATATTCGTCAACAGATCTTGATAAGTACCACTGCCCATTGTGTGTGGAAACAAACGGCCCATCCCTGA TGAAAACCAGAATGAATTGGCACCGGCATGATTATGCCGAGTCGGAAGCAAGTTCAAAGGCAGTCCAGACTGGGACACCTGTTTTTATCAGAGAGCTGAAATCACGGCATTTTTCAAAGTCTGATGACATTATCAAACATGTCAGGGGTCAGCAATTGACactacaatatttacaaacacATGGATTTGAAACACCTGTTATCATTGACGGCAAAGATGGCCTCGACATGACTGTTCCACCTGCAAACTTCAGTGTCTATGATGTTGAAAGTTACATTG GTGGAGATAGAGAGATGGATGTGATCGATGTCACCAAACAGAGCAACGTGCGGATGAAGCTTCGCGATTTTGTCGAGTATTATAACGACCCATGCCGTACGAGAGTCCTGAATGTTATCAGTCTAGAATTTACGAACACGGG ATTGTCTCCTATGGTCGAGGCCCCTTACATAGCACGGAAATTGGATTGGGTAAATTCCGTGTGGCCTCGAGACTGGCCTGAAGACAGTGAACTGAAAAGACCGGAAGTGCAAAAATATTGCCTGATGGGTGTGAAGGACAGTTTCACAGATTTCCACATTGACTTTGGTGGCACTTCTGTTTGGTATCATGTTCTCAGGggcgaaaaaatattctacctTGTCAGACCTTCACCAGCAAACATTCAACTTTATCAGCATTGGATGTGTAGTTCTAGCCAGAGTGAAACATTCTTTGGAGACCAGGCAGATGCTTGCTACAAATGCATCATTAAACAAGGACAGACAATGATGATACCAACTGGTTGGATCCACGCGGTTTTGACCCCTGTTGATTCTCTGGTCTTTgggggaaattttttgcacAGTTTCAATATACCTATGCAAATTCA GATCTATGaacttgaaaagaaaatgaaaactccCGCAAAATTCCAGTACCCTGGTTTCGAAACTATCAATTGGTTTGCCGCCAAACGACTGCTCAATGAGTTGAAGGAACTGAATaatgaggagaaaaaatgcCCACCGTATTTGATGCAGGGTGTTAAGGCATTGCTAAGTATATTGAAACAGTGGAACACCGACAAAGAC TACAACATGACGAGTCGCGGTCAAATACCGCACACGATAAACAGTCAGAAATTATTGAAGGACTTTAGCAAGGATATAAGGCACGCGGAACGTTACTTAATATCCTTAAACCCTCCGAAACCGGAGCGCGAGAGTaaacggaaaagaaaaaagccgTCGAACAAAGATTTCGTTGATTACGACGTTGCCGATCAAATATCTGGAAAGCCGGTAAAAGTGAACGCGAAAGAGACGTTAAAATCAGATTCGAAAACCGAAGTAGACGACATTTCGCCTAGTAATAGACCCCCGCTAAAACTGACACTTCCCAAACCATCTATGTATCCTTACAATAGTTCAAATGTACCGTCGGAGGAAAAAACCCATCTCAATAACGAAAAACCGAAACCGTTGATTAAATTAGGGAAACAAAGTTTGAAGGTGATTAAGTTTAAGCTCGGGGACAAGGAGGTGATAAGAAGCACCAACGAAGCGATAaacaatttcggaaatttcacTACCGATCACTTGATCGAAACTCCTAAAGAATTGACGTGGAAACAGAGTTCTGTTTATGATTTTCACGACGGCAGTAACGAGAGCAGCTACAGTGGCTTCACAATCGATGAAGCGCCGAAacggaaaaagcaccaaaATCCGAAAGCGTCGAAAAGTATGTCGGccgttaaaaaattgaaacgggATTTTGACGGCGACGTTGACGTCCTTACCGATCCTCCCAAAAACGGTATAGAGGAACTCCTCAAAGCCTCAGCTTACACGCTGGGAAATGCCGCGCAACGGGTCGACACCGC GGCACCGACTAGTGTCTCGCAATACGGTCAACCAACACCGCCGCCAACCGG TTCTGGCAGGGCATCACCGTCAACGCGTGAGGCCATTGCCGGCATGCTGTCGTTTAGCGAGCAATGCTACTCAACGACGTCTGGAAGCCCCGAAAAATCAACCAAGTCCGAACAGGAAGACGAGGACGATcagttgattgaaaatattgacaaaGTTCACCAGGACGAGGATTTTA TTTATCCAACTCTCGATGCCTCGGACGACGAGGAATTCATATTCAAACCCCGGGGGAAACGCCGCGTAGATGAAGCCTGGAATCCCAAGGCGAGAGTCGGCCCACTCTTGCCAAAAACGAACCGTCCGGCTCGCGAAGGCGTCAAGAAAACCTCGGTCGAAAAGGGGCTGGAAGCTGCGGCCGCGAAACGAGCCAAGCAACAT cCTGTGGCTAAACGTACTTATAacaagagaaaacaaaaagaagtcTTACTGCCGGTTATACCTGCGCCAATTGTCGTTCCCGCGCCGATGGAAGAGGTGGTTACGACGACAGATAGCTACGGTTCGATACTGACGAGTCCGAATCGGTTAAAAGACGTGAAAGCAAAATTGGCGGCCCCAATTCCTGCTG AACGAAAACCGAAGAAGGGTATGAAAACCGCGAAGCAACGGTTAGGAAagattttgaaacttcatAAAATGATGCACTGA
- the LOC124305825 gene encoding histone lysine demethylase PHF8-like isoform X4, with protein MKTRMNWHRHDYAESEASSKAVQTGTPVFIRELKSRHFSKSDDIIKHVRGQQLTLQYLQTHGFETPVIIDGKDGLDMTVPPANFSVYDVESYIGGDREMDVIDVTKQSNVRMKLRDFVEYYNDPCRTRVLNVISLEFTNTGLSPMVEAPYIARKLDWVNSVWPRDWPEDSELKRPEVQKYCLMGVKDSFTDFHIDFGGTSVWYHVLRGEKIFYLVRPSPANIQLYQHWMCSSSQSETFFGDQADACYKCIIKQGQTMMIPTGWIHAVLTPVDSLVFGGNFLHSFNIPMQIQIYELEKKMKTPAKFQYPGFETINWFAAKRLLNELKELNNEEKKCPPYLMQGVKALLSILKQWNTDKDYNMTSRGQIPHTINSQKLLKDFSKDIRHAERYLISLNPPKPERESKRKRKKPSNKDFVDYDVADQISGKPVKVNAKETLKSDSKTEVDDISPSNRPPLKLTLPKPSMYPYNSSNVPSEEKTHLNNEKPKPLIKLGKQSLKVIKFKLGDKEVIRSTNEAINNFGNFTTDHLIETPKELTWKQSSVYDFHDGSNESSYSGFTIDEAPKRKKHQNPKASKSMSAVKKLKRDFDGDVDVLTDPPKNGIEELLKASAYTLGNAAQRVDTAAPTSVSQYGQPTPPPTGMCKLKTASSGRASPSTREAIAGMLSFSEQCYSTTSGSPEKSTKSEQEDEDDQLIENIDKVHQDEDFIYPTLDASDDEEFIFKPRGKRRVDEAWNPKARVGPLLPKTNRPAREGVKKTSVEKGLEAAAAKRAKQHPVAKRTYNKRKQKEVLLPVIPAPIVVPAPMEEVVTTTDSYGSILTSPNRLKDVKAKLAAPIPAERKPKKGMKTAKQRLGKILKLHKMMH; from the exons A TGAAAACCAGAATGAATTGGCACCGGCATGATTATGCCGAGTCGGAAGCAAGTTCAAAGGCAGTCCAGACTGGGACACCTGTTTTTATCAGAGAGCTGAAATCACGGCATTTTTCAAAGTCTGATGACATTATCAAACATGTCAGGGGTCAGCAATTGACactacaatatttacaaacacATGGATTTGAAACACCTGTTATCATTGACGGCAAAGATGGCCTCGACATGACTGTTCCACCTGCAAACTTCAGTGTCTATGATGTTGAAAGTTACATTG GTGGAGATAGAGAGATGGATGTGATCGATGTCACCAAACAGAGCAACGTGCGGATGAAGCTTCGCGATTTTGTCGAGTATTATAACGACCCATGCCGTACGAGAGTCCTGAATGTTATCAGTCTAGAATTTACGAACACGGG ATTGTCTCCTATGGTCGAGGCCCCTTACATAGCACGGAAATTGGATTGGGTAAATTCCGTGTGGCCTCGAGACTGGCCTGAAGACAGTGAACTGAAAAGACCGGAAGTGCAAAAATATTGCCTGATGGGTGTGAAGGACAGTTTCACAGATTTCCACATTGACTTTGGTGGCACTTCTGTTTGGTATCATGTTCTCAGGggcgaaaaaatattctacctTGTCAGACCTTCACCAGCAAACATTCAACTTTATCAGCATTGGATGTGTAGTTCTAGCCAGAGTGAAACATTCTTTGGAGACCAGGCAGATGCTTGCTACAAATGCATCATTAAACAAGGACAGACAATGATGATACCAACTGGTTGGATCCACGCGGTTTTGACCCCTGTTGATTCTCTGGTCTTTgggggaaattttttgcacAGTTTCAATATACCTATGCAAATTCA GATCTATGaacttgaaaagaaaatgaaaactccCGCAAAATTCCAGTACCCTGGTTTCGAAACTATCAATTGGTTTGCCGCCAAACGACTGCTCAATGAGTTGAAGGAACTGAATaatgaggagaaaaaatgcCCACCGTATTTGATGCAGGGTGTTAAGGCATTGCTAAGTATATTGAAACAGTGGAACACCGACAAAGAC TACAACATGACGAGTCGCGGTCAAATACCGCACACGATAAACAGTCAGAAATTATTGAAGGACTTTAGCAAGGATATAAGGCACGCGGAACGTTACTTAATATCCTTAAACCCTCCGAAACCGGAGCGCGAGAGTaaacggaaaagaaaaaagccgTCGAACAAAGATTTCGTTGATTACGACGTTGCCGATCAAATATCTGGAAAGCCGGTAAAAGTGAACGCGAAAGAGACGTTAAAATCAGATTCGAAAACCGAAGTAGACGACATTTCGCCTAGTAATAGACCCCCGCTAAAACTGACACTTCCCAAACCATCTATGTATCCTTACAATAGTTCAAATGTACCGTCGGAGGAAAAAACCCATCTCAATAACGAAAAACCGAAACCGTTGATTAAATTAGGGAAACAAAGTTTGAAGGTGATTAAGTTTAAGCTCGGGGACAAGGAGGTGATAAGAAGCACCAACGAAGCGATAaacaatttcggaaatttcacTACCGATCACTTGATCGAAACTCCTAAAGAATTGACGTGGAAACAGAGTTCTGTTTATGATTTTCACGACGGCAGTAACGAGAGCAGCTACAGTGGCTTCACAATCGATGAAGCGCCGAAacggaaaaagcaccaaaATCCGAAAGCGTCGAAAAGTATGTCGGccgttaaaaaattgaaacgggATTTTGACGGCGACGTTGACGTCCTTACCGATCCTCCCAAAAACGGTATAGAGGAACTCCTCAAAGCCTCAGCTTACACGCTGGGAAATGCCGCGCAACGGGTCGACACCGC GGCACCGACTAGTGTCTCGCAATACGGTCAACCAACACCGCCGCCAACCGG TATGTGTAAATTGAAAACGGCTAGTTCTGGCAGGGCATCACCGTCAACGCGTGAGGCCATTGCCGGCATGCTGTCGTTTAGCGAGCAATGCTACTCAACGACGTCTGGAAGCCCCGAAAAATCAACCAAGTCCGAACAGGAAGACGAGGACGATcagttgattgaaaatattgacaaaGTTCACCAGGACGAGGATTTTA TTTATCCAACTCTCGATGCCTCGGACGACGAGGAATTCATATTCAAACCCCGGGGGAAACGCCGCGTAGATGAAGCCTGGAATCCCAAGGCGAGAGTCGGCCCACTCTTGCCAAAAACGAACCGTCCGGCTCGCGAAGGCGTCAAGAAAACCTCGGTCGAAAAGGGGCTGGAAGCTGCGGCCGCGAAACGAGCCAAGCAACAT cCTGTGGCTAAACGTACTTATAacaagagaaaacaaaaagaagtcTTACTGCCGGTTATACCTGCGCCAATTGTCGTTCCCGCGCCGATGGAAGAGGTGGTTACGACGACAGATAGCTACGGTTCGATACTGACGAGTCCGAATCGGTTAAAAGACGTGAAAGCAAAATTGGCGGCCCCAATTCCTGCTG AACGAAAACCGAAGAAGGGTATGAAAACCGCGAAGCAACGGTTAGGAAagattttgaaacttcatAAAATGATGCACTGA
- the LOC124305825 gene encoding histone lysine demethylase PHF8-like isoform X3: protein MELGAARSQPGTYCFCGQSYTPEQFMIQCDVCKEWYHGGCVSVKEYSSTDLDKYHCPLCVETNGPSLMKTRMNWHRHDYAESEASSKAVQTGTPVFIRELKSRHFSKSDDIIKHVRGQQLTLQYLQTHGFETPVIIDGKDGLDMTVPPANFSVYDVESYIGGDREMDVIDVTKQSNVRMKLRDFVEYYNDPCRTRVLNVISLEFTNTGLSPMVEAPYIARKLDWVNSVWPRDWPEDSELKRPEVQKYCLMGVKDSFTDFHIDFGGTSVWYHVLRGEKIFYLVRPSPANIQLYQHWMCSSSQSETFFGDQADACYKCIIKQGQTMMIPTGWIHAVLTPVDSLVFGGNFLHSFNIPMQIQIYELEKKMKTPAKFQYPGFETINWFAAKRLLNELKELNNEEKKCPPYLMQGVKALLSILKQWNTDKDYNMTSRGQIPHTINSQKLLKDFSKDIRHAERYLISLNPPKPERESKRKRKKPSNKDFVDYDVADQISGKPVKVNAKETLKSDSKTEVDDISPSNRPPLKLTLPKPSMYPYNSSNVPSEEKTHLNNEKPKPLIKLGKQSLKVIKFKLGDKEVIRSTNEAINNFGNFTTDHLIETPKELTWKQSSVYDFHDGSNESSYSGFTIDEAPKRKKHQNPKASKSMSAVKKLKRDFDGDVDVLTDPPKNGIEELLKASAYTLGNAAQRVDTAAPTSVSQYGQPTPPPTGASPSTREAIAGMLSFSEQCYSTTSGSPEKSTKSEQEDEDDQLIENIDKVHQDEDFIYPTLDASDDEEFIFKPRGKRRVDEAWNPKARVGPLLPKTNRPAREGVKKTSVEKGLEAAAAKRAKQHPVAKRTYNKRKQKEVLLPVIPAPIVVPAPMEEVVTTTDSYGSILTSPNRLKDVKAKLAAPIPAERKPKKGMKTAKQRLGKILKLHKMMH, encoded by the exons ATGGAGCTCGGAGCTGCCCGCTCGCAGCCAGGAACGTATTGTTTCTGCGGTCAATCTTACACTCCCGAACAGTTTATGATACAATGCGATGTTTGTAAGGAATGGTACCACGGAGG ATGCGTATCGGTAAAGGAATATTCGTCAACAGATCTTGATAAGTACCACTGCCCATTGTGTGTGGAAACAAACGGCCCATCCCTGA TGAAAACCAGAATGAATTGGCACCGGCATGATTATGCCGAGTCGGAAGCAAGTTCAAAGGCAGTCCAGACTGGGACACCTGTTTTTATCAGAGAGCTGAAATCACGGCATTTTTCAAAGTCTGATGACATTATCAAACATGTCAGGGGTCAGCAATTGACactacaatatttacaaacacATGGATTTGAAACACCTGTTATCATTGACGGCAAAGATGGCCTCGACATGACTGTTCCACCTGCAAACTTCAGTGTCTATGATGTTGAAAGTTACATTG GTGGAGATAGAGAGATGGATGTGATCGATGTCACCAAACAGAGCAACGTGCGGATGAAGCTTCGCGATTTTGTCGAGTATTATAACGACCCATGCCGTACGAGAGTCCTGAATGTTATCAGTCTAGAATTTACGAACACGGG ATTGTCTCCTATGGTCGAGGCCCCTTACATAGCACGGAAATTGGATTGGGTAAATTCCGTGTGGCCTCGAGACTGGCCTGAAGACAGTGAACTGAAAAGACCGGAAGTGCAAAAATATTGCCTGATGGGTGTGAAGGACAGTTTCACAGATTTCCACATTGACTTTGGTGGCACTTCTGTTTGGTATCATGTTCTCAGGggcgaaaaaatattctacctTGTCAGACCTTCACCAGCAAACATTCAACTTTATCAGCATTGGATGTGTAGTTCTAGCCAGAGTGAAACATTCTTTGGAGACCAGGCAGATGCTTGCTACAAATGCATCATTAAACAAGGACAGACAATGATGATACCAACTGGTTGGATCCACGCGGTTTTGACCCCTGTTGATTCTCTGGTCTTTgggggaaattttttgcacAGTTTCAATATACCTATGCAAATTCA GATCTATGaacttgaaaagaaaatgaaaactccCGCAAAATTCCAGTACCCTGGTTTCGAAACTATCAATTGGTTTGCCGCCAAACGACTGCTCAATGAGTTGAAGGAACTGAATaatgaggagaaaaaatgcCCACCGTATTTGATGCAGGGTGTTAAGGCATTGCTAAGTATATTGAAACAGTGGAACACCGACAAAGAC TACAACATGACGAGTCGCGGTCAAATACCGCACACGATAAACAGTCAGAAATTATTGAAGGACTTTAGCAAGGATATAAGGCACGCGGAACGTTACTTAATATCCTTAAACCCTCCGAAACCGGAGCGCGAGAGTaaacggaaaagaaaaaagccgTCGAACAAAGATTTCGTTGATTACGACGTTGCCGATCAAATATCTGGAAAGCCGGTAAAAGTGAACGCGAAAGAGACGTTAAAATCAGATTCGAAAACCGAAGTAGACGACATTTCGCCTAGTAATAGACCCCCGCTAAAACTGACACTTCCCAAACCATCTATGTATCCTTACAATAGTTCAAATGTACCGTCGGAGGAAAAAACCCATCTCAATAACGAAAAACCGAAACCGTTGATTAAATTAGGGAAACAAAGTTTGAAGGTGATTAAGTTTAAGCTCGGGGACAAGGAGGTGATAAGAAGCACCAACGAAGCGATAaacaatttcggaaatttcacTACCGATCACTTGATCGAAACTCCTAAAGAATTGACGTGGAAACAGAGTTCTGTTTATGATTTTCACGACGGCAGTAACGAGAGCAGCTACAGTGGCTTCACAATCGATGAAGCGCCGAAacggaaaaagcaccaaaATCCGAAAGCGTCGAAAAGTATGTCGGccgttaaaaaattgaaacgggATTTTGACGGCGACGTTGACGTCCTTACCGATCCTCCCAAAAACGGTATAGAGGAACTCCTCAAAGCCTCAGCTTACACGCTGGGAAATGCCGCGCAACGGGTCGACACCGC GGCACCGACTAGTGTCTCGCAATACGGTCAACCAACACCGCCGCCAACCGG GGCATCACCGTCAACGCGTGAGGCCATTGCCGGCATGCTGTCGTTTAGCGAGCAATGCTACTCAACGACGTCTGGAAGCCCCGAAAAATCAACCAAGTCCGAACAGGAAGACGAGGACGATcagttgattgaaaatattgacaaaGTTCACCAGGACGAGGATTTTA TTTATCCAACTCTCGATGCCTCGGACGACGAGGAATTCATATTCAAACCCCGGGGGAAACGCCGCGTAGATGAAGCCTGGAATCCCAAGGCGAGAGTCGGCCCACTCTTGCCAAAAACGAACCGTCCGGCTCGCGAAGGCGTCAAGAAAACCTCGGTCGAAAAGGGGCTGGAAGCTGCGGCCGCGAAACGAGCCAAGCAACAT cCTGTGGCTAAACGTACTTATAacaagagaaaacaaaaagaagtcTTACTGCCGGTTATACCTGCGCCAATTGTCGTTCCCGCGCCGATGGAAGAGGTGGTTACGACGACAGATAGCTACGGTTCGATACTGACGAGTCCGAATCGGTTAAAAGACGTGAAAGCAAAATTGGCGGCCCCAATTCCTGCTG AACGAAAACCGAAGAAGGGTATGAAAACCGCGAAGCAACGGTTAGGAAagattttgaaacttcatAAAATGATGCACTGA